A part of Gallus gallus isolate bGalGal1 chromosome 26, bGalGal1.mat.broiler.GRCg7b, whole genome shotgun sequence genomic DNA contains:
- the OPN1MSW gene encoding green-sensitive opsin: MNGTEGINFYVPMSNKTGVVRSPFEYPQYYLAEPWKYRLVCCYIFFLISTGLPINLLTLLVTFKHKKLRQPLNYILVNLAVADLFMACFGFTVTFYTAWNGYFVFGPVGCAVEGFFATLGGQVALWSLVVLAIERYIVVCKPMGNFRFSATHAMMGIAFTWVMAFSCAAPPLFGWSRYMPEGMQCSCGPDYYTHNPDYHNESYVLYMFVIHFIIPVVVIFFSYGRLICKVREAAAQQQESATTQKAEKEVTRMVILMVLGFMLAWTPYAVVAFWIFTNKGADFTATLMAVPAFFSKSSSLYNPIIYVLMNKQFRNCMITTICCGKNPFGDEDVSSTVSQSKTEVSSVSSSQVSPA, translated from the exons ATGAATGGGACAGAAGGTATCAATTTTTATGTGCCTATGTCCAACAAGACAGGGGTGGTGCGAAGCCCCTTCGAGTACCCCCAGTATTACCTAGCCGAGCCCTGGAAATACCGCCTTGTGTGTTGCTACATCTTCTTCCTCATCTCCACTGGTCTGCCCATCAACCTCCTCACCCTCCTGGTCACCTTCAAACACAAGAAGCTCCGGCAGCCGCTCAACTACATCCTGGTCAACCTGGCGGTGGCTGACCTCTTCATGGCCTGCTTCGGCTTCACCGTCACTTTCTACACAGCCTGGAATGGATATTTCGTCTTCGGTCCCgttggctgtgctgtggaggGCTTCTTCGCCACTCTGGGAG gcCAGGTTGCCCTCTGGTCCCTGGTGGTCTTGGCCATAGAGCGTTACATCGTTGTCTGCAAGCCCATGGGAAACTTCCGCTTCTCCGCCACCCACGCCATGATGGGCATCGCTTTCACCTGGGTCATGGCcttctcctgtgctgctccacCCCTCTTTGGCTGGTCCAG GTACATGCCAGAGGGGATGCAGTGCTCCTGTGGCCCTGACTATTACACCCACAACCCTGACTACCACAACGAGTCCTATGTCCTCTACATGTTTGTCATCCACTTCATCATCCCGGTCGTGGTCATCTTCTTCTCCTATGGGCGCCTCATCTGCAAAGTCCGAGAG GCAGCCGCGCAGCAGCAGGAGTCAGCCACCACCcagaaggcagagaaggagGTGACGCGGATGGTGATCCTGATGGTGCTGGGCTTCATGCTGGCCTGGACACCCTATGCTGTAGTGGCATTCTGGATCTTCACCAACAAGGGAGCAGACTTCACCGCCACGCTGATGGCAGTGCCTGCCTTCTTCTCCAAGAGCTCCTCTCTCTACAACCCCATCATCTATGTCCTCATGAACAAGCAG TTCCGTAATTGCATGATCACCACTATCTGCTGTGGCAAGAACCCTTTTGGTGACGAAGATGTCTCTTCCACCGTATCCCAGAGCAAGACTGAGGTCTCCTCTGTCTCCTCCAGCCAAGTTTCACCTGCATAG
- the MLN gene encoding motilin precursor, translating into MASKKAVSGLLLLYVMSVLAEQAEGFVPFFTQSDIQKMQEKERNKGQKKSLTPLQQLEEDDFSEQPGADVDGMKTIQLAVPVRAGMWLILRQLEKYQGVLEKLLTEVLQDTPNAD; encoded by the exons ATGGCTTCGAAGAAGGCGGTGTCCGGTTTGCTCCTGCTGTACGTGATGTCAGTGCTGGCAGAACAGGCTGAAGGCTTTGTGCCCTTCTTCACCCAGAGCGACATCCAGAAAATGCAG gaaaaggagagaaacaaaggaCAGAAGAAATCCCTGacacctctgcagcagctggaagaagacgacttctctgagcaacctggggCAGATGTTGACGGGATGAAGACTATCCAG ctAGCTGTTCCTGTCAGAGCTGGGATGTGGCTCATACTGAGGCAGCTGGAAAAATACCAAGGTGTCCTGGAGAAACTGCTCACGGAGGTGTTACAGGACACCCCAAACG ctgACTGA